A single region of the Microlunatus panaciterrae genome encodes:
- a CDS encoding M81 family metallopeptidase yields MSDGPVTRPRIAIAGLSLEASTFSPAVTRTEALHPKRGAEILAGRPFWAEGGALRDAAEWVPILQGRAIPGGPVPMEDYTALKAEIIDGLRAAHQQQPLDGMVFDIHGAMSVVGMDDAEGDLAVAIREAVGPDVLISTGMDLHGNVSWRLAEAMDLLTCYRMAPHEDALETKERAVRNLLDRLALPAERRRPLKAWIPLPILLPGEKTSTRIEPAKSLYAVIEEIEALDGVLDAGFWIGYAWADEPRNMAIVMVTGDDQEVITDTAERLARAIWDRHTEFAFVAPAGTLDECLEAAFASSKQPYFISDSGDNPTAGGAGDVSWTLGELLKREELADPSYTAIYASIPDANAVAACLAAGVGAEVDLEVGAVVDPGPAGPVRLTGVVEHINHGDPDAVTEVVVRHGGLRVILTQLRKPYHVERDFTQNGLDPRSADLVIVKIGYLEPELFAMAADWMLALTPGGVDQDLVRLGHHRISRPMYPFDDFSDPATTPDLSARLVGSWS; encoded by the coding sequence ATGTCCGACGGACCCGTCACCCGCCCGCGTATCGCCATTGCTGGGTTGAGCCTGGAAGCCAGCACCTTCTCCCCGGCCGTGACCAGGACCGAGGCGCTGCATCCGAAGCGGGGGGCGGAGATCCTCGCCGGTCGGCCGTTCTGGGCCGAGGGTGGCGCGCTGCGAGATGCCGCTGAATGGGTGCCCATCCTGCAGGGCCGGGCCATCCCCGGCGGACCGGTGCCGATGGAGGACTACACCGCTCTCAAGGCCGAGATCATCGACGGGCTGCGGGCCGCGCACCAACAGCAGCCGCTGGACGGGATGGTCTTCGACATCCACGGTGCGATGAGCGTCGTCGGGATGGATGATGCTGAGGGAGACCTGGCCGTCGCCATCCGCGAGGCAGTCGGACCCGACGTGTTGATCAGCACCGGCATGGACCTGCACGGCAACGTGTCCTGGCGGCTGGCCGAGGCGATGGACCTGCTCACCTGTTACCGGATGGCGCCGCACGAGGACGCCTTGGAGACCAAGGAACGCGCCGTCCGGAACCTGCTGGATCGACTGGCGTTGCCGGCCGAGCGTCGCCGCCCGCTGAAGGCGTGGATCCCGCTCCCCATCCTGCTCCCGGGCGAGAAGACCAGCACCCGGATCGAGCCTGCCAAGAGCCTCTATGCCGTCATCGAGGAGATCGAGGCCCTGGACGGCGTCCTCGACGCCGGCTTCTGGATCGGCTACGCCTGGGCCGACGAGCCGCGCAACATGGCCATCGTCATGGTGACCGGTGATGATCAAGAGGTCATCACCGACACCGCCGAACGGCTGGCCCGGGCGATCTGGGACAGGCACACCGAGTTCGCCTTCGTCGCGCCCGCCGGGACGCTGGATGAGTGCCTCGAGGCAGCGTTCGCCAGCAGCAAGCAGCCGTACTTCATCAGCGACTCGGGTGACAACCCGACCGCCGGTGGTGCCGGCGACGTGTCCTGGACCCTGGGCGAGCTGCTCAAGCGGGAGGAGCTGGCGGACCCCTCCTACACGGCCATCTACGCCTCCATCCCGGACGCCAACGCGGTGGCGGCGTGCCTGGCAGCCGGTGTCGGAGCAGAAGTCGATCTTGAGGTCGGCGCCGTCGTCGACCCGGGGCCTGCCGGACCGGTCCGGCTGACCGGCGTGGTCGAGCACATCAACCATGGCGACCCCGACGCCGTCACCGAGGTCGTGGTCCGGCACGGCGGCCTCCGGGTGATCCTCACCCAGCTGCGGAAGCCGTACCACGTGGAGCGGGACTTCACCCAGAACGGTCTGGATCCGCGTTCGGCGGACCTGGTCATCGTCAAGATCGGCTACCTGGAGCCTGAGCTGTTCGCCATGGCCGCCGACTGGATGCTGGCTCTCACCCCGGGCGGCGTCGACCAGGATCTGGTCCGGCTCGGGCATCACCGGATCAGCCGGCCGATGTACCCGTTCGACGACTTCAGTGACCCGGCCACCACCCCCGACCTCTCCGCCCGCCTGGTCGGGTCCTGGTCCTGA
- a CDS encoding HNH endonuclease translates to MDRNVLLLNASYDVLSFVSWQRAATLLACEHAYIFESIPGRFIRSPRLVIPAPVSIVLTEWVDVPYREFGDTDTAARMAVLRRDGFVCAYCGGKGSTVDHILPKSRGGLDTYANLITACAPCNQAKDDRTPEEAGMPLLWEPYDPRGHHKLQRQIYKRLAAKQD, encoded by the coding sequence ATGGACCGGAATGTGCTCTTGCTGAACGCCTCCTATGACGTGCTGTCGTTCGTCTCCTGGCAGCGGGCCGCCACTCTGCTGGCGTGTGAGCACGCCTACATCTTCGAGTCCATCCCGGGGCGCTTCATCCGCTCCCCTCGGCTGGTCATTCCCGCACCGGTGTCCATCGTGCTGACCGAGTGGGTCGACGTGCCGTACCGCGAGTTCGGTGACACCGACACGGCGGCCAGGATGGCGGTGCTGCGCCGCGACGGGTTCGTCTGCGCCTACTGCGGCGGCAAAGGATCCACGGTCGACCACATCCTGCCGAAGTCGCGCGGCGGCCTGGACACCTACGCCAACCTGATCACCGCCTGCGCACCGTGCAACCAGGCCAAGGACGACCGCACTCCGGAGGAGGCCGGCATGCCGTTGCTATGGGAGCCGTACGATCCCCGCGGGCACCACAAGCTGCAGCGACAGATCTATAAACGGCTGGCCGCGAAGCAGGACTGA
- a CDS encoding GyrI-like domain-containing protein, protein MKITPPKIIQRDAQPYVSITANVTMDSIGQELPPLHGELDAWLVSKGLQPAGPPFWKYNVIDMAGTMEVEVGCPVAEPVSSDGRVRAAVLPAGRYATLTHTGHPSELMPATGALLDWAAEQGLEWDVVDSADGPHWAARLEVYLSDPAEQPDMSTWVTELVFKVAD, encoded by the coding sequence ATGAAGATCACGCCGCCCAAGATCATCCAGCGTGATGCCCAGCCGTACGTGTCGATCACCGCGAACGTCACGATGGACTCGATCGGTCAGGAGCTGCCGCCGTTGCACGGAGAGCTGGACGCCTGGCTGGTGTCGAAGGGCCTGCAGCCGGCCGGGCCGCCGTTCTGGAAGTACAACGTCATCGACATGGCAGGCACCATGGAGGTCGAGGTCGGCTGCCCGGTGGCCGAGCCGGTCTCCTCCGACGGCAGAGTCAGGGCCGCCGTGTTGCCGGCCGGCCGGTACGCGACCCTGACGCACACCGGCCACCCCAGCGAGCTGATGCCTGCGACCGGAGCCCTGCTGGACTGGGCCGCCGAGCAGGGGCTGGAGTGGGACGTGGTCGACTCCGCGGATGGGCCACACTGGGCGGCACGGCTGGAGGTCTATCTCTCCGACCCGGCCGAACAGCCGGACATGTCCACCTGGGTGACCGAGCTGGTGTTCAAGGTAGCCGACTGA
- the rocD gene encoding ornithine--oxo-acid transaminase, which produces MVTETATADPGVTERDIALAERHAAHNYHPLPVVADRAEGCWITDVEGDRYLDLLAAYSALNFGHRHPQIIAAAQAQLEKVTLVSRAFYSAEFGRFCAELAEFVGKDMVLPMNTGAEAVESGLKVARKWGYEVKGVPDGRANIITASGNFHGRTTSIISFSDDPVATAGFGPFTPGFRTVPFGDSAAVAAATDEHTVAVLLEPVQGEAGIVVPPPDYLREVRALCTQRGVLLIADEIQSGLARTGRTFACDHFGVVPDVYLLGKALGGGVVPLSAVVANSDVLGVLRPGQHGSTFGGNPLACAVGRTVIAMLRTGEYQDRAARLGDHLKVRLDRLLGHGVTEVRTLGLWAGVDIDRRVATGRQVAEALMHRKVLVKDTHLTTIRLAPPIVIEESEIDWALDQLAEVLTELG; this is translated from the coding sequence ATGGTCACCGAGACAGCCACCGCCGACCCGGGTGTCACCGAGCGGGACATCGCACTGGCCGAGCGCCACGCCGCGCACAACTATCATCCGCTCCCGGTGGTCGCCGACCGGGCCGAGGGATGCTGGATCACCGACGTCGAGGGCGATCGCTACCTGGACCTGCTGGCCGCCTACTCGGCGCTGAACTTCGGGCACCGCCACCCGCAGATCATCGCCGCCGCCCAGGCGCAGCTCGAGAAGGTCACCCTCGTCAGCCGAGCCTTCTACAGCGCCGAGTTCGGCCGATTCTGCGCCGAGCTGGCCGAGTTCGTCGGCAAGGACATGGTGCTGCCGATGAACACCGGCGCGGAGGCCGTCGAGAGCGGGTTGAAGGTGGCCCGCAAGTGGGGCTACGAGGTCAAGGGCGTGCCGGATGGTCGGGCCAACATCATCACCGCGAGCGGCAACTTCCACGGCCGCACCACCAGCATCATCTCGTTCTCCGACGACCCGGTCGCCACCGCGGGCTTCGGACCGTTCACCCCCGGGTTCCGGACCGTCCCGTTCGGCGACAGCGCCGCCGTGGCGGCAGCCACCGACGAACACACGGTCGCGGTGCTGCTGGAACCGGTGCAGGGTGAGGCCGGCATCGTGGTGCCACCGCCCGACTATCTGCGCGAGGTCCGCGCCCTGTGCACGCAGCGTGGCGTCCTGCTGATCGCCGACGAGATCCAGTCGGGGCTGGCCCGCACCGGCCGAACCTTCGCCTGTGACCATTTCGGCGTTGTGCCCGATGTCTACCTGCTCGGCAAGGCTCTGGGCGGCGGCGTGGTCCCGCTCTCCGCCGTGGTCGCCAACTCCGATGTGCTGGGCGTGCTGCGGCCGGGACAGCACGGCTCCACCTTCGGCGGCAACCCGCTGGCCTGTGCGGTCGGACGTACGGTCATCGCGATGCTGCGGACCGGTGAGTACCAGGACCGTGCCGCCCGGCTGGGTGATCACCTCAAGGTGAGACTGGACCGGCTGCTCGGTCACGGCGTCACCGAGGTGCGGACCCTCGGACTGTGGGCGGGGGTGGACATCGACCGTCGGGTGGCCACCGGCAGGCAGGTCGCGGAGGCACTGATGCATCGCAAGGTTCTGGTCAAGGACACCCACCTCACGACGATCCGGCTGGCCCCGCCGATCGTGATCGAGGAGTCTGAGATCGACTGGGCCCTCGACCAGCTGGCTGAGGTGCTGACCGAGCTGGGCTGA
- a CDS encoding AfsR/SARP family transcriptional regulator, which produces MIFEILGPMTVTGETAVRLLPGSKPRQLLATLLLHPNRYVSADFIADNLWDGQPPNSAAANLRTYVRLLRTRISERTGAATIETRPNGYALMISPDELDSTRLESLVSEARHLSRVGDFAGALALIDQATGLWRGTPLEDVPVCSAWQPQLTRWEMAYTEVLDEAIRLHVDHGDPRRAARLVRDVLDRDPYNEDLWCQLMRCYLAAGQPQFALAAANEGTAVFDTELGVEVGAAFAALAAQARSATTARTAPAGPGLDVEVPAVRDADLPMERQRGRSVPTQLPMDVAGFCGREDQLAELSDALRQRSAARPFVAVLSGPPGVGKTALATRLAHAVRSSFPDGQIFLSLRGTGDPVEPAFAVSEALMSLGVQTIPEQVDRAAALLRSELASRRVLLVLDDAGSASQVSPLIPGTGDSAVLVTSRRRLTDVVGARPFDLDVLDLDSAVAMAAEIAPQRSATDLAALVRACGFHPLAIRIAAARLSRRPDLSAQALVARLTDPDHALNELTLGETAFRTSADLSLRSLAPADGLGYRVLGALDIVEFPGWVVDLSGGSSTTTDALLEENLLQQGRGPRNQSREYRMHDLLRWHAREWGHDHRDEVDLGVRRVLLGWLVLARHAANALEYHYLGNAIDLPAGAPALPVPPGAGADWFVAEQARVAELTSTAMRHGLVDIAWRLACTWSAYFDLTGHTDFWLRLLNQVLPSAHGVDDPYGEATVRRDLGQVLLYRADLDGAAGHLAGSAALFRRLGNVDGVGIAEVGLGVGCRLRGELDQSEAHVSSALNCFQRAGNAHGEAHAMNSMATIQLARGDCDRAEPWLNRAQALAVELGDHHRVAQVLRQIAAMHSRRSDLTSARAAMEEALAIFGRLGDHRCAGMAHSTLARMLMKADDLSGARREFTAALTLADGAGDAVAQAVASEALASVSIRAGRTDEARRYLQRSIRNWQFAALPRDADRVLGQLGRLGR; this is translated from the coding sequence ATGATCTTCGAGATCCTGGGGCCGATGACCGTCACCGGCGAGACTGCTGTGCGCCTGCTGCCGGGATCGAAGCCTCGCCAGCTGCTGGCCACGCTGCTGCTGCACCCGAACCGGTACGTCTCCGCGGACTTCATCGCGGACAACCTGTGGGACGGCCAACCGCCCAACTCGGCGGCGGCGAACCTGCGCACCTATGTGCGGCTGCTGCGGACCAGGATCAGCGAACGTACCGGCGCGGCAACGATCGAGACCAGGCCCAACGGGTATGCGCTGATGATCAGCCCGGATGAGCTGGACAGCACCAGGCTCGAGTCGCTCGTCTCGGAGGCCAGGCATCTGAGCAGGGTCGGGGACTTCGCCGGCGCCCTCGCCCTGATCGACCAGGCCACCGGTCTGTGGCGCGGCACACCACTGGAGGATGTTCCGGTGTGCTCGGCCTGGCAACCGCAGCTGACCCGCTGGGAGATGGCCTACACCGAGGTGTTGGACGAGGCGATCAGGCTCCATGTTGATCATGGTGACCCCCGCCGGGCCGCCCGCCTGGTACGCGACGTACTGGACCGTGATCCGTACAACGAGGACCTGTGGTGTCAACTGATGCGCTGCTATCTGGCGGCCGGACAGCCCCAGTTCGCACTGGCGGCCGCCAACGAGGGGACTGCCGTCTTCGACACCGAGCTCGGCGTCGAGGTCGGCGCGGCCTTCGCAGCGCTGGCAGCGCAGGCGCGGTCCGCTACGACGGCGAGAACCGCACCGGCTGGGCCGGGGCTCGACGTCGAGGTGCCCGCCGTCCGGGATGCGGACCTGCCGATGGAGCGACAGCGCGGCCGCTCGGTGCCCACCCAGCTTCCGATGGATGTGGCCGGCTTCTGCGGACGCGAGGACCAGCTCGCTGAGCTCAGCGACGCCCTGCGGCAGCGCTCGGCCGCACGACCGTTCGTGGCGGTCCTGTCCGGTCCCCCCGGGGTGGGCAAGACGGCGCTGGCGACGCGGTTGGCACACGCCGTGCGGAGCTCCTTCCCGGATGGCCAGATCTTCCTCAGCCTGCGCGGGACGGGCGACCCGGTGGAGCCGGCGTTCGCCGTCAGCGAGGCGCTGATGTCGCTGGGCGTGCAGACGATCCCCGAACAGGTCGACCGGGCCGCGGCCCTGCTGCGGTCGGAACTGGCGAGTCGGCGGGTCCTGCTGGTCCTGGACGACGCCGGCAGTGCGAGCCAGGTGTCGCCGCTGATCCCGGGCACCGGTGACTCGGCGGTCCTGGTGACCAGCAGGAGGCGGCTGACCGATGTGGTCGGTGCCCGCCCGTTCGACCTGGATGTGCTGGACCTGGACTCCGCGGTCGCGATGGCGGCGGAGATCGCCCCCCAACGCTCGGCGACCGATCTGGCCGCACTCGTGCGGGCCTGTGGGTTCCACCCATTGGCGATTCGGATCGCGGCTGCCAGGCTCAGCCGCAGACCCGACCTGTCGGCCCAGGCTCTGGTTGCCAGGCTGACCGACCCCGATCACGCCCTGAATGAGTTGACCCTGGGCGAGACCGCCTTTCGGACCAGCGCCGACCTGAGCCTCCGCTCGCTGGCCCCCGCGGATGGGCTCGGGTATCGGGTGCTGGGCGCCCTCGACATCGTGGAGTTCCCCGGTTGGGTGGTCGACCTGTCCGGCGGCTCATCCACCACCACCGATGCCCTGCTCGAAGAGAACCTGCTGCAGCAGGGGCGGGGACCACGGAACCAGTCGCGGGAATACCGCATGCATGACCTGCTGCGCTGGCACGCCCGGGAGTGGGGCCACGATCACCGGGACGAGGTCGACCTCGGCGTTCGCCGGGTGCTGCTCGGCTGGCTGGTGCTGGCCCGGCACGCCGCGAACGCGCTCGAGTACCACTATCTCGGCAATGCGATCGACCTTCCGGCGGGAGCGCCCGCGTTGCCGGTGCCGCCGGGCGCAGGTGCGGACTGGTTCGTGGCCGAGCAAGCCCGGGTGGCCGAGCTCACCTCGACGGCGATGCGACACGGCCTGGTGGACATCGCCTGGCGGCTCGCCTGCACCTGGTCGGCCTACTTCGACCTGACGGGACACACCGACTTCTGGCTCCGGCTGCTCAACCAGGTGCTGCCGTCGGCGCACGGTGTCGATGACCCGTACGGCGAGGCGACCGTGCGCCGCGACCTCGGTCAGGTGCTGCTCTACCGCGCGGACCTGGATGGCGCCGCCGGCCATCTGGCCGGCAGCGCGGCCCTCTTCCGTCGTCTGGGGAACGTGGACGGGGTCGGGATCGCAGAGGTGGGGCTGGGCGTGGGCTGTCGACTGCGAGGCGAGCTGGACCAGTCTGAGGCACATGTCAGCAGCGCCCTGAACTGCTTCCAGCGGGCCGGCAACGCCCACGGCGAGGCCCATGCGATGAACTCCATGGCCACGATTCAGCTGGCCCGGGGGGACTGTGACAGGGCCGAGCCGTGGCTGAATCGAGCGCAGGCGCTCGCTGTGGAGCTCGGTGATCATCATCGGGTGGCCCAGGTGTTGAGGCAGATCGCGGCTATGCACAGCCGACGCTCGGACCTCACCTCGGCACGAGCCGCGATGGAGGAGGCGCTGGCGATCTTCGGTCGGCTCGGCGACCATCGCTGCGCGGGAATGGCCCACAGCACCCTGGCGCGGATGCTGATGAAGGCCGATGACCTCTCCGGCGCGCGGCGAGAGTTCACCGCGGCACTGACCCTGGCCGACGGCGCTGGTGACGCGGTGGCGCAGGCGGTGGCCAGCGAGGCGCTGGCGTCGGTGAGCATCCGGGCCGGAAGAACGGACGAGGCGCGGCGGTACCTCCAGCGCAGTATCCGCAACTGGCAGTTCGCCGCCTTGCCCAGGGACGCTGACCGGGTGCTGGGCCAGCTCGGCCGACTGGGCCGCTGA
- the ddaH gene encoding dimethylargininase, with protein MTAVSELPPHTRQQSYRQRSYLMCRPDYFAVSYAINPWMHPEVAVDRQLAISQWESLRQTYVSLGHRVETIRPEPGLPDMVFAANGALVIDGVAYGASFRHPERRPEANAYLTWMGTNGIDRTVEANFTNEGEGDFLLVGEMLLAGTGFRTDPAAHREAQQLFGRPVISLQLVDPHYYHLDTALAVLGDDLIAYLPSAFSPESQRLLGCLFPDAVIASEADAAVFGLNAVCDGQHVVLPRQAEGLAVQLAARGFDPVGVDLSELLKAGGSVKCCTLELRT; from the coding sequence CGGCCCGACTATTTCGCGGTCAGCTATGCCATCAACCCGTGGATGCATCCCGAGGTCGCCGTCGACCGTCAACTGGCCATCTCCCAGTGGGAGTCACTGCGCCAGACCTACGTCAGCCTCGGGCACCGCGTCGAGACGATCCGGCCGGAGCCCGGGCTGCCCGACATGGTGTTCGCCGCAAATGGGGCACTCGTCATCGACGGAGTGGCGTACGGAGCCAGCTTCCGCCACCCGGAGCGGCGGCCGGAGGCGAACGCCTACCTCACCTGGATGGGCACCAACGGCATCGACCGGACGGTCGAGGCCAACTTCACCAACGAGGGCGAGGGCGACTTCCTGCTGGTGGGCGAGATGCTGCTGGCCGGAACCGGGTTCCGTACCGATCCGGCCGCGCACCGCGAAGCCCAGCAGCTGTTCGGGCGGCCAGTCATCTCGCTGCAGCTGGTGGACCCGCACTACTACCACCTCGACACGGCCCTGGCGGTGCTCGGCGACGACCTCATCGCCTACCTGCCATCGGCGTTCAGTCCGGAGAGCCAGCGGCTGCTCGGCTGTCTCTTCCCGGACGCCGTGATCGCTTCCGAGGCCGACGCTGCAGTGTTCGGTCTGAACGCCGTCTGCGACGGCCAACACGTCGTGCTGCCGCGACAGGCCGAGGGGCTGGCCGTCCAGCTGGCTGCCCGTGGCTTCGACCCGGTCGGTGTCGACCTGTCCGAGCTGCTGAAGGCCGGCGGCAGCGTCAAGTGCTGCACACTGGAGCTCCGGACGTGA
- a CDS encoding phosphotransferase family protein, whose protein sequence is MTDRAGMAGAAERRDARLAAAIVQAHGIRPTGVRAIVGQGVTNHVFIVESANCAVVVRFAIDTLWQDDFELEAWCLAKAAEHGIPSPGVLAVGRHDGVPFLMQTYVQGRPGTTARTDDLWHTLGTFARTVHAIPVTPDAPEGLFSRFGRDPAAAWQAHLDYNRDQLGPADPLIGLGVYTMAELGSLRDLITRLGAAELSFGLSHGDLSMTNVLVTADAEPVLIDWGAAAVGPVPYHDLLTLTRQHQSRNDPSASELEAFATGCRIEIGDLGRTLADLDLLGRVDLVRWAIDRRPDRLAAAVIAARYGVRDALR, encoded by the coding sequence ATGACCGATCGTGCCGGGATGGCCGGGGCAGCAGAGCGACGCGATGCCCGACTGGCGGCGGCGATCGTCCAGGCACACGGCATCCGCCCGACGGGCGTCCGGGCCATCGTCGGGCAGGGTGTGACCAACCACGTGTTCATCGTCGAGTCGGCCAACTGCGCGGTCGTGGTCCGATTCGCCATCGACACACTGTGGCAGGACGACTTCGAGCTGGAAGCATGGTGCCTGGCCAAAGCCGCCGAGCACGGCATCCCCAGCCCAGGAGTTCTCGCCGTCGGCCGCCACGACGGCGTTCCCTTCCTGATGCAGACGTACGTCCAGGGCCGACCAGGGACGACAGCGCGGACCGATGATCTCTGGCACACGCTGGGAACCTTCGCCCGCACCGTGCATGCCATCCCGGTGACCCCGGACGCCCCCGAGGGTCTGTTCTCACGCTTCGGTCGTGACCCCGCTGCGGCCTGGCAGGCTCATCTCGACTACAACCGTGACCAGCTCGGTCCGGCCGACCCGCTGATCGGGCTGGGCGTCTACACGATGGCTGAGCTGGGATCGCTCCGCGACCTGATCACCCGCCTGGGGGCGGCCGAACTCTCCTTCGGGCTCAGCCACGGTGACCTCTCGATGACGAACGTGCTGGTCACCGCCGACGCCGAACCGGTGCTGATCGACTGGGGTGCCGCCGCGGTGGGTCCGGTCCCCTACCACGATCTGCTCACCCTGACCCGACAGCACCAGTCCCGGAACGACCCCAGTGCCAGCGAGCTCGAGGCCTTCGCCACCGGATGCCGAATCGAGATCGGTGATCTCGGCCGCACGCTGGCGGACCTGGACCTGCTGGGTCGGGTCGACCTGGTGCGGTGGGCGATCGACCGGCGCCCCGACCGGCTCGCCGCGGCCGTCATCGCCGCCCGGTACGGCGTCCGGGACGCGTTGCGGTAG